The genomic segment TTAAAGAGTTCTAAATCAATTACACCCCAAACAGTTAAAAAAACCACTAACTAAAAGAAACATGCTATTCAAACATACATGATTTTGTAAGAACCTATTTCCATGAAATTTacctcaaaattttcaataaagcCTTTTTCCACCTTCACGCATGATCTCATATGCAAGTTTATATTTTTCTACAGATGTTGTCCCACATTCTACATATTTACAAGCTGTTTCTCTCAAACTCCAGGTCATAAAAGTCTTTAATTCTTGAGAACTTACCCTGGATTCGGCACCGCATAAGATTCGGTACTCGGCATTTCTCAACCACCGAGGTAAGATATATTGAGACGGGAGTTCTcgtatgttcaacaatttgaacACTTTCAAGACATGTCTGCATAATACGCCTTCGAATTCGAACATTTGACAGCTACAATTAACACTGAGGTTGACCGCACTGAATGTGACGGCGTGCTTGTCATTTTCATTCCCAGACCGTCTAACTAAGTACCGGCATATCGTTCCTTCTTCATAGGTTTTTATCCCGATGTAACTGTAAGATTGTAAGAGCTCGTCTTGAAATATTTTGAAGATGGTGAATGTGTAGAGTCGTCGGCATTGTTCTTCTATTGCTTCTTTCGTTTGCGAAAAGGATTGGAGATTGAACGAGTTGAAATCTTCTTTTCTTTCGTCTTCTCGGCATTGTTCAAGTCCTTGTTCGTATCGGGGAATGAATTCTCGAAGTGGGGTTTGGCCATTTACTTGTGTGCCAAAGAACGATTCGACAGTTTCACCTATGGGGATGCCAGCGAAAAATTTGCCCCGTAAATATAACGGAACCCAACTTTCACGCTTATCATACATTTGTTGTAGCCAAGCATTTCCTTTCAAGTTATATTTATTTACCAGTGAATTCCATGTCGTGTTGAACTCAACCGTTGTTTGACTCTCATAAATGCACTTTTCGTACTCATATCTAAATTCAATAGGCATTGACCGTAAATTCTCCCGCTCCTTGGCTCTGATCTGCCATGACGAAAACCGATGATGTGCCCTGGGAAAGACTTCGGTGATCGCTTGTTGGATGGCCATGTCTTGATCGGCAATAATCGATTTAGGACGGCAGCAAGACATTGCTTTAAACCATGTTTGGAACAACCAAGTAAAGCACTCCTTCGATTCGTTAGCAATCAAAGCCGATCCGAGAAGTACTGGCTGTTTATGGTGGTTTACTCCGACAAATGTGGCGAATGGCACCACATAGTTACTTTTCCTATACGAAGTATCTAAAATAACAACATCACCAAACTGACTGCATGAATATCTCGACCTACCATCCGCCCAAAAGACACTCCGGCAACTACCATTATCGACCTCCACTGAATAAAAGAATCCCGTATCTTCTGCTTGTCTGGTTTGAAAATACTCTAAAAGTACAGGGTACCAATCAGTTCCGATTTTGCTTTCTCGGCTTCTTTTAATAAGCTTGCCGGTGTTCATTTCACCGAGATCCATAGAGACCATACCGTTGGTTTCTTCCTCTATGAATTTCTTTGAAGCTGTCGAAAATTTGTTCACGT from the Gossypium hirsutum isolate 1008001.06 chromosome D09, Gossypium_hirsutum_v2.1, whole genome shotgun sequence genome contains:
- the LOC121221050 gene encoding protein FAR1-RELATED SEQUENCE 7 isoform X1; the encoded protein is MEIDSGSTQFTDFRSSDTNLNGGECMNPMVVNAFPVGIVHVINSGNVESEGDLRMEPSVGLEFNSSDEARDFYGLYAMRVGFKIRTGQLYRSRRDGSVSSRRFVCSKEGFQLNSRTGCPAFIRVQRRDSGKWVIDQIQKDHNHELGLEGENNSPVLQQKPPVAPKSLVEVLRRPKVKLLGQIENGGSSPSGIINFKRQKRGGDGRQPLPEPYTGLEFNTANEAYEYYQSYAESVGFRVRIGQLFRSKNDGSITSRRFVCSKEGFQHPSRVGCGAFMRIKKKDSGSWMVDRLNKDHNHDLGEQTVYVNKFSTASKKFIEEETNGMVSMDLGEMNTGKLIKRSRESKIGTDWYPVLLEYFQTRQAEDTGFFYSVEVDNGSCRSVFWADGRSRYSCSQFGDVVILDTSYRKSNYVVPFATFVGVNHHKQPVLLGSALIANESKECFTWLFQTWFKAMSCCRPKSIIADQDMAIQQAITEVFPRAHHRFSSWQIRAKERENLRSMPIEFRYEYEKCIYESQTTVEFNTTWNSLVNKYNLKGNAWLQQMYDKRESWVPLYLRGKFFAGIPIGETVESFFGTQVNGQTPLREFIPRYEQGLEQCREDERKEDFNSFNLQSFSQTKEAIEEQCRRLYTFTIFKIFQDELLQSYSYIGIKTYEEGTICRYLVRRSGNENDKHAVTFSAVNLSVNCSCQMFEFEGVLCRHVLKVFKLLNIRELPSQYILPRWLRNAEYRILCGAESRVSSQELKTFMTWSLRETACKYVECGTTSVEKYKLAYEIMREGGKRLY
- the LOC121221050 gene encoding protein FAR1-RELATED SEQUENCE 7 isoform X2, whose protein sequence is MNPMVVNAFPVGIVHVINSGNVESEGDLRMEPSVGLEFNSSDEARDFYGLYAMRVGFKIRTGQLYRSRRDGSVSSRRFVCSKEGFQLNSRTGCPAFIRVQRRDSGKWVIDQIQKDHNHELGLEGENNSPVLQQKPPVAPKSLVEVLRRPKVKLLGQIENGGSSPSGIINFKRQKRGGDGRQPLPEPYTGLEFNTANEAYEYYQSYAESVGFRVRIGQLFRSKNDGSITSRRFVCSKEGFQHPSRVGCGAFMRIKKKDSGSWMVDRLNKDHNHDLGEQTVYVNKFSTASKKFIEEETNGMVSMDLGEMNTGKLIKRSRESKIGTDWYPVLLEYFQTRQAEDTGFFYSVEVDNGSCRSVFWADGRSRYSCSQFGDVVILDTSYRKSNYVVPFATFVGVNHHKQPVLLGSALIANESKECFTWLFQTWFKAMSCCRPKSIIADQDMAIQQAITEVFPRAHHRFSSWQIRAKERENLRSMPIEFRYEYEKCIYESQTTVEFNTTWNSLVNKYNLKGNAWLQQMYDKRESWVPLYLRGKFFAGIPIGETVESFFGTQVNGQTPLREFIPRYEQGLEQCREDERKEDFNSFNLQSFSQTKEAIEEQCRRLYTFTIFKIFQDELLQSYSYIGIKTYEEGTICRYLVRRSGNENDKHAVTFSAVNLSVNCSCQMFEFEGVLCRHVLKVFKLLNIRELPSQYILPRWLRNAEYRILCGAESRVSSQELKTFMTWSLRETACKYVECGTTSVEKYKLAYEIMREGGKRLY